DNA from Lactobacillus sp. ESL0791:
AATCATACTGTGCAAAAATTATTTATTTTTCTAATAAAAAAATATTTTTCTGCATAAAGAAATAATATTTTTTAAATGATAACATTTCCTAAAACACAAAAATAAACAAGTCATATATATATTTGAAAGTAAGTAAATAATTCCCGAAATTAGAGCAAATAGAAAAATTTTGCTCACTTTTAAGCTTTTGATTAATTATCAAGTAAACAAATTATTAGCAGAAAATTATATTTCAGCTGCGAAATGCAAGAATTTTATCTAACCAACAAAAAAAGCAGCTTGTTATTTTATATAAGTATCAGGCCACTTTTTGTCTTATATTATTCTATTTAACTTTCTGGTAGCGTCCGTTTTGGACATAAACACTAAGAATTGCCAAATCAGCCGGATTAACACCCGAAATCCGTTCAGCCTGTGCCATTGTTTCCGGACGAATCTTCATAAACTTTTGCCGGGCTTCAGTTGCCAGTCCTTCAATTGCATCATAATCAATATCTGCCGGAATTTTTTTAGCCTCTTGACGATGCAGGCGGTCAATTTGAATTTTTTCTTTCTTAATGTAACCGGCATACTTGACGTTAATTTCCACTTGTTCCTTAACATAGCGATCCTGAGAAATCTGCATCCCTGTTAACCGTTCAATATCATCAATTGTTACCTTAGGTCGACGCAGAAAAACATCAGCCTTCAGTCCAGCCTGCAGTTCCGTCTCGCCAATACCTGCTAGATACTGCTGTACTTCAAAATTAGGGTGAATCGTTAAGTCGCTAAGCTTTGCTTTAACTTCTTCGATTTCCTTCTTCTTCTGAATAAATTTTTGGTAGCGTTCATCCGAAATCAGGCCTAGCTTGTAACCATAATTCGTCAGCCGCAGATCAGCATTATCATGCCGCAAAATCAAGCGGTACTCCGCGCGGGACGTCAACAAGCGGTACGGCTCTTCTGTCCCCTTGGTGACCAAATCATCAATCAGAACACCAATATAGGCCTCATCCCTGCCCAAAGTAAAAGCAGGCTTACTTTGGGCACGCAAAGCAGCATTAATCCCAGCGATCAGCCCCTGACCAGCAGCTTCCTCATAACCAGAGGTGCCATTCATTTGCCCCGCAGTAAACAGATTTTTAATATTTTTTGTTTCCAAAGTATGCTTAAGCTGCCACGGATCAACCACATCATACTCAATAGCATAACCCGGCCGCATCATTTCTGCATGCTCAAGTCCGGCAACTGTATGCAGCATTTTTAATTGAATCTCTTCCGGCATTGAGGTCGAAAAGTCGCCTACATAGATTTCCTTGGTGTTTCTTCCCTCTGGCTCCAAAAACAGCTGGTGACGCGGTTTATCAGCAAAGCGAACAACTTTTGTTTCAATCGACGGACAATATCTTGGGCCCACGCCCTTAATCTGCCCAGAAAACATCGGCGAACGGGACAAGTTCTCATTAATTATTTTATGCGTTGTCTCATTAGTGTAGGTCATCCAGCATGATACCTGATCACGCAAGTAGTCTTCATCCCTGCTTTCATAAGAAAAATGCCGGGGTTCCTCGTCACCGGGTTCTTCCTCGGCTTTAGAATAGTCAATCGTGTTGCCATTAACCCGCGGCGGGGTTCCCGTTTTAAAGCGGCGCAGCTTAAAACCCAGTTTTTCCAAGTTTTCCGATAATTTGATTGCTGGGATCGTGTTGTTAGGACCCGAAGAATAATTAAGTTCGCCGATAAAAATTCGTCCGCGTGCTGCCGTGCCAGTTGTTAAGACCACGCTCTTAGCATGATAATTGGCACCGGTATTAGTTTTAACCCCCCTGCAGACCCCGTCTTCGACAATCAACTCATCGACGGTTGCCTGCCGTAAAGTTAAATCAGGCGTATTTTCGATAACATCCTTCATGTGCTCATGGTACTGCCATTTGTCGGCTTGTGCACGCAATGCCCGGACCGCTGGCCCCTTGCCCGTATTCAGCATCCGCATTTGAATGTAAGTCGCATCAATATTCTTGCCCATTTGTCCGCCCAAGGCGTCAATTTCCCGGACAACCGTTCCTTTAGCCGGTCCCCCAACAGATGGATTACACGGCATAAACGCGACCATATCCAAACCGATCGTCACCAGCAGCGTTTTTTGCCCCATGTGGGCGCTGGCTAAAGCTGCCTCACAGCCGGCATGGCCGGCACCAACTACAATTACATCGTATTCATCTGTGTCGTAAGACTTAATCATTTTTCCCTTTCTATTTTCCTAAACAAAATTGACTAAACAATTCATTAACCAATTCGTCAGGACTGCTATCACCGGTAATTTCGCCTAAAGTATCCCATGCACCATTAAAATCAATTTGAGCAATATCTACCGGCACTTCATCATTAACGGCTTGAACAACATCCTCCAGCTGTTTTTTGGCTTTCTCCAGCAGACCAACTTGACGCTGGTTGGTGACCATAACCTGATCATTAGAATTTTCAATCCCTGCAAAAAACAATTGCTTGATTGTTTCTTCCAATTTCTCTAAATTTTGTTTCTTTAAAATTGAGGTCGTGATCACACTGCTGCCGGTTGTCTGTGCCAATTCTGCCGCATCTACTTTTTGACCCAAATCTGTTTTATTTAAAATAATAATTCGTTTTTTATCAGCCGTTGCCTTAATCAGCTCTCGGTCTTCGGCGTTCATGTCCCGGCTTGCATCAAGCAGCAACAAAACCAGGTCCGCTTTTTGCAGGGCCTTTTTGGAACGCTCAACACCGATTTTTTCAACCTTATTATCGGTTTCGCGAATTCCGGCGGTATCAATTAATTTCAGTGGCACGCCTTGAACTGCGACATATTCTTCCAAGGTGTCCCGTGTCGTACCCGCAACGTCCGTAACAATCGCCTTGTCACTTTGCGTCAAATAATTTAATAAGGATGACTTGCCCACATTGGGCTGGCCGACAATCGCCGTCGCTAAGCCATTACGCAATGCGGTTCCTTCACTGGCGGTTTTCAGCAGCGCATCTATTTTGGCAATCACCGCTTTAGAGGTATCCGCCATTTGCTTGGCCGTGACCGTATCAGCATCATATTCAGGATAGTCAATATTGACTTCCACATTAACCAATGTATCCAAAATTTGCTGCCGCATTGCCCGGATCTTGTGCAGCAAGCCGCCCTTAAGCTGGCCGACAGCAACCTGCCGCGCCTTGTCAGTCTTCGCCCGGACAATATCCATCACACTTTCGGCCTGGGTCAGGTCAATTCGGCCATTGACAAAAGCCCGCTTGGTAAATTCACCGGCATCGGCCATTCTTGCACCGTGACGCAAAAGCAGCTGCAGGATATGATTGGTCACCACAATCCCGCCATGACAATTAATTTCAACGATGTCTTCGCGCGTAAAAGTCTTCGGCGCCCGCATCACCGTCACCATTACCTCGTCAATTGTTGTTTCTGTTTCGGGATCAACGATGTGACCATAGTGAATTGTATGTGATGGCACCTTCTCCAAGTTAGGACCTTTAAAAAGACGATTAGCAATTTTTACCGCTTCTTCACCGGATAAACGCACAATCGAAATTCCGCCTTCACCGATCGGGGTCGAAATTGCCGCAATCGTATCAAATTCAGTCAGCGTTTGAACCATAATTTCCCCTTTTTCCAATAAAAAAAGCGCATTACCCCATC
Protein-coding regions in this window:
- the mnmG gene encoding tRNA uridine-5-carboxymethylaminomethyl(34) synthesis enzyme MnmG, producing MIKSYDTDEYDVIVVGAGHAGCEAALASAHMGQKTLLVTIGLDMVAFMPCNPSVGGPAKGTVVREIDALGGQMGKNIDATYIQMRMLNTGKGPAVRALRAQADKWQYHEHMKDVIENTPDLTLRQATVDELIVEDGVCRGVKTNTGANYHAKSVVLTTGTAARGRIFIGELNYSSGPNNTIPAIKLSENLEKLGFKLRRFKTGTPPRVNGNTIDYSKAEEEPGDEEPRHFSYESRDEDYLRDQVSCWMTYTNETTHKIINENLSRSPMFSGQIKGVGPRYCPSIETKVVRFADKPRHQLFLEPEGRNTKEIYVGDFSTSMPEEIQLKMLHTVAGLEHAEMMRPGYAIEYDVVDPWQLKHTLETKNIKNLFTAGQMNGTSGYEEAAGQGLIAGINAALRAQSKPAFTLGRDEAYIGVLIDDLVTKGTEEPYRLLTSRAEYRLILRHDNADLRLTNYGYKLGLISDERYQKFIQKKKEIEEVKAKLSDLTIHPNFEVQQYLAGIGETELQAGLKADVFLRRPKVTIDDIERLTGMQISQDRYVKEQVEINVKYAGYIKKEKIQIDRLHRQEAKKIPADIDYDAIEGLATEARQKFMKIRPETMAQAERISGVNPADLAILSVYVQNGRYQKVK
- the mnmE gene encoding tRNA uridine-5-carboxymethylaminomethyl(34) synthesis GTPase MnmE codes for the protein MVQTLTEFDTIAAISTPIGEGGISIVRLSGEEAVKIANRLFKGPNLEKVPSHTIHYGHIVDPETETTIDEVMVTVMRAPKTFTREDIVEINCHGGIVVTNHILQLLLRHGARMADAGEFTKRAFVNGRIDLTQAESVMDIVRAKTDKARQVAVGQLKGGLLHKIRAMRQQILDTLVNVEVNIDYPEYDADTVTAKQMADTSKAVIAKIDALLKTASEGTALRNGLATAIVGQPNVGKSSLLNYLTQSDKAIVTDVAGTTRDTLEEYVAVQGVPLKLIDTAGIRETDNKVEKIGVERSKKALQKADLVLLLLDASRDMNAEDRELIKATADKKRIIILNKTDLGQKVDAAELAQTTGSSVITTSILKKQNLEKLEETIKQLFFAGIENSNDQVMVTNQRQVGLLEKAKKQLEDVVQAVNDEVPVDIAQIDFNGAWDTLGEITGDSSPDELVNELFSQFCLGK